The DNA window TTCCAGAAAACGGTCTCCGACGCGACAACGATATCACCAAGAACAAACCTTGGATAGCTTCATAAACTCACAGTGCTCTCCAATCAAACGCCGCAGGTTGCTATTGGCATCTGAATCACCCGACAACATCATTAATATCTCTGCAAGCTCTTCTGACGATTCTATAACAATTTTAGACATGAAAACCCCAGAAATTCCCAAGTTGTCACCTTTACAAAGACCGCATCCACACCAGAATCCCTTACAAGAATCGCCAACCATAAAAACAACACTTCACTACAACCATCGCCTTAGCCCCAATTCTGCCCCCGCTCAGAAGAGAGAATGCATAAACCTGCCTGAAGCTCCCCCCCACCCCCTCTCTCCGTCATCCCTAAGCAAAGAACTTGCCCTGACCAAATTGAAAGAGCCAGAACGCATCCGCGTATGGTTCACTACTTTCTTCGAATACGCCCAAGGAAACTACATGACTCAGCAAGGGATTTGGAATAGCTATATGCAGTTCCAAAAAAACACCCTACAACAAAACGATACAATTCTGAGCATCCATGACTTATCAAATATTCTAGACGGTACGATACCCCGTATGTCCATCCAGCACCATTGGCGTGGCAAATTTGACTGCGTGTTTTACGACATACGCCCCAAGAATACTGTGGTTGCTCCACACACAGCAACCGAACCTCCATGTCTTTTGCAGAACTTGTCTCCCACTCGCCGCAAGCTGACCTTTGACTACGCTACGAGTGACACGATGACTGGCTAGAAGCATGTGCCATTTTTTCCGTCGCCCTCGAGGAGGCATCTCTATTGTTAAACACGACAATCGGTGTCCCTGCGTCAAGCTGTATTACTGACTAAAATTGTCAAGAACTGATTGATTTCTGGCCAAATGACCGCATAAGGGTCCGTTGAAGGCTAGTATATTTAATGCATCGTATTGGTGCTCATTTGGAAGCCTTAGTCAAACTTATTCTTTCTGAATGGTCCTTAATGCCAATGTCTGGTGTATGGGTGTAAGTCAATCTTGTTCTTAACTGTGGCTTCTCATCCTTTGGTAATGACAACGAGGAATggtcaaatatttaaactGGGGATTACAGAGGATATAAAGCTGTCGAACTAGCAAACTGTTCTTCTGGGAATACTGTTTTACCCACAAGCTCGGCAGAATTAGCATTATGACCATTAGTCAGTCATCTCACACTTCACCTGTATCAAAGACGATTAAATATAATCCCACTACGAACAAGTTACTGACAATAGCAGCGGGCTGTTTTTGGGGCACAGAACACATCTATAGGAAGGTATTTGGCAATAGACTAGAAGATACTAAAGTTGGATACGCTAATGGTCATGAAGCTTATAAAGATTTTGAGCATTCCATATCCTATGAGCGGGTATGTGGAGGTGACACGAATTTTGCAGAGGTAGTGCAACTTTCTTACAATCCCGATGTCATAACGTTACGAGAAATTGTTGACATATTCTTCCGTATGCATGATCCTACGACACTAAATGCACAAGGCTATGACGTTGGTACGCAGTATCGTAGTGCGTTGTTCTCGCATTCGGAGGAAGACAAAGAtgaattaataaaattaaaaaaactgTGGCAACCCAAATGGGGACACAAAATCATCACTGAAGTTGTTGAGCTTAAAAGCTTCTATGACGCTGAGGAATATCACCAACTCTATGCTGATAAGAATCCGTCCAGCTACGTTTGCCCCACACACTACCTAAGGAATATATAGACGGTTGGTGTGCCGGTGGGTATAGCTTGGGGAAGGTTGTAATGTTTTTCTCTTATTTCTGCTGTGTCAGTGCGACGAAAACTTCCCGACagataaaataataatgtaCGTTATTATTAACCTATATGTATAGCTCTgaagatataatatattaaaggaaaaagaagaacaaaaacatCTATGAAACCAACCAAtacctttttttaaatgcAGCTCTCAGAGCACTTTGCTCCTTAATTCTTCTATCTTGTCGGACACTTTTTTGTCTGTTTTGTAGTTCAGCACCACTATGCCAAGTGCGGTGAAAAGGACCATGCTGGTTATAACTCTTAGGATAATCTCAGGGCCAGTCATCTGAACCTGTGCTAGTTTGGATCCTTGAGGGGCCCTAGGGCCCCACTCTCCATATGAAATAACATACGCAGCCTTTATTTCATCGGGGGTCAGGGTTTTCCAAGAGTCTGTCATTCTCCAATCTAGGTACTCAGtgatttcttcttgtatCGAGGTTTCCTTCTGCATCCAACTGCTTGCAGtcaagtttttaaaatccGGTGGTTCATACGAAGTTGTGCTTAGTGTTCGATGGATCGAACATCTTGTGGCATTCCTTAGAGTGTATCtaatcattattatttagAGCTTGGGTTCTGCTTTGTATGATGGTAGCTTGCTAGTTTATGTATCTTTCCGTAATAGAAAAACTTTTGAGACACGTACTAAGCAGTTCTTCAGAATAAATACCAAAGGTAATATAACAAGAAGCAGGCTTTGATTATACAGAGAAAGCGATGTCCATGGAGACCTTATACGTATGTTGATCTTTTTTCGGATGCACCAGCTGAGTGAGGATTATAAACTTGCATTGTACTTTGTTAACGAGTGAAGGTATAACTAACAAGTAACATTCAGACACAATTTAGGGATTTCCCTGAATTCACAGAGATTGTTCCATTGGAAAAGCAACCTTACTATGCGGCTTCTGCTCTAGCACTTGCAATAGCTTTTATTTCTGTTGCTTTGGTCAACTCTTCAAGGGGTAAGGACTCCAGCTTTGTTAAGTCGCTAATTAGTTATACAACCTTTAGTTTAATTGGGTCTTTGCTGTTCGGTATTGCAACCATCTTTTTAACGAATTCGTTTGGGGTGTATGTTTAATGTATATAAGCATAAATTCACGCAAAacatacacatatacatactcacatatatatatatgtagttTTAATTGACAGATTAATGTGTTTTACTGAGTAGCCTAAACGCAGATCTGATAATCCtgcaaaaaaaaaatatatggaCCTCTGATATTGTAGGtaaaatttctaaaaaCTAGGAATTGTCAAAATTATATGCGACACAACACTATAATGTCAACAAGTCTTCGTCGATATTTACTAGCTTATAATACCTCCGCTCTGGGTCTGTGCCTAGGCTATTCTGTTGTTGCCCATACTCCATCAACGTGTTAACCATAGCCCTGGTGTAGCTAATCATATTCTCCAAAGAGGATTCActcttcattttcaaaaactccaATATAGTGGAGTTTACCAATTGAAATAGCCGATCTTCTAGGTAAGATGGGGTTAAATATATCGCTAAATCTTTAGTGCATTCGACAAGCGGATTGTCGTATGCCATAAGTGCCGATATCTCAGTGAAATGAGCTTTGAATCGATCCCTTAGGTCTTGTGGAATACGGTCGTTGTAAATGAACTCATTAGATATTTCTAAACCCTTCTGTAAAACCAAATCAATACTGTTttgattcagattcagaattGCCAGTAAATATTCTGCAACCTTAAATTCAAACGCCAAATCGATGTGCGTGGTAAGGAGTCCTGGAAATTTCgtatcaatatatttgatgcAATGCAAAAAGTCTCCCTTCTTGATTAAGGTTCTGATATCCTGACGTGTTTTCAAGTTTTCTTCCTCTCTTTTAATCTGTCTTTCATGGTGCCTGATAACCATTCTGGTGCGCTCCTCACTGTTGTTCGGAATGCAATCCTTTTGcaaatccttcaaaaaccCTTTAGCAACATCAATTAATCCTTTATGTATCAAATAATCATTAATCATTGTGTTTAACGTGCAAGGTATAGAGTCGTCAGCATTGCTTATTGTATTtaatctttctttctcaGGCTTATATAGCTTATCACCACTAAACCGCGTATCTCTGGACAATAAAAAACCGTCCTTCAGTTGAATTgaatcatcatcgtcaAAATTGCTCGACAATTCGTCGTCTGAACTGTTTTCCGTGTTCTGAACAATTCCAGCAGAATCTGGCATATGTacgtcttcatcttcgttgCTGGAAGGGTCATCATCGCCATCTTTTCTAAACTCAAATCCACTTTTATCCGTACCTGCAACCGatttaaatatatgataATATGCTTTGTTCTTCCAATGATTTTGATATCCGGagatatcaaataaaaattcttcatacAATCCAAAATTGGTTCTTATTGAATTTGCAGGCTTTAAGGATACAAAAGGGACCAAATCCAAATGTGAAACGTCCTTAAACGCTGTGCCCAAATGAATACCGTTCTTAGTGAAAAATATTGTCCCATCGACATAGTTTACGCCACAGCCAATAACATCATCACGACCAAATGGTTTCGAGTATGATTTGAATAATGTACCATCATTTATGTACCCATCCGAACCATTATATGCATAAACATCCTTACCTGCACCACTTTGTTGTGAAGTTGGCCTAGAACCATCAAAAGTACCTCTGAGGATATTAGATGTTTGCTGTCTATTCAGGGCAGAGAGCTCTCCTGGATCTCTT is part of the Eremothecium cymbalariae DBVPG#7215 chromosome 2, complete sequence genome and encodes:
- the MXR1 gene encoding peptide-methionine-S-sulfoxide reductase (similar to Ashbya gossypii AFR239W) codes for the protein MTISQSSHTSPVSKTIKYNPTTNKLLTIAAGCFWGTEHIYRKVFGNRLEDTKVGYANGHEAYKDFEHSISYERVCGGDTNFAEVVQLSYNPDVITLREIVDIFFRMHDPTTLNAQGYDVGTQYRSALFSHSEEDKDELIKLKKLWQPKWGHKIITEVVELKSFYDAEEYHQLYADKNPSSYVCPTHYLRNI
- the MTC3 gene encoding Mtc3p (similar to Ashbya gossypii AFR240C) — translated: MIRYTLRNATRCSIHRTLSTTSYEPPDFKNLTASSWMQKETSIQEEITEYLDWRMTDSWKTLTPDEIKAAYVISYGEWGPRAPQGSKLAQVQMTGPEIILRVITSMVLFTALGIVVLNYKTDKKVSDKIEELRSKVL
- the VID30 gene encoding glucose-induced degradation complex subunit VID30 (similar to Ashbya gossypii AFR242C); translation: MSTFMNEVDCQYIKALFPQYLLEQPISHDLWKLYHQHRKLFNKLKVKRYIAPKDGVNFGLDCYKRSSRLTYATRKAIWEKLSQLGVLGIIPYDSATDEYLIQVYKYFYTTQAERLPSERGRKPKDSSDGSVDRIQRQQHGVNGDDDIAMEFDTHEVGPEEEEDGDEDGEEDGEDYAQSSDTLPSDSEESALGGSQVQSPEPEAGADLRGENEVDTFYPAVTESKHKLKPKPNPVSGEIYSSLNYPLPHKWVTPSNSSVLVSADGFSNVRPNPNWQVYSGYDNSPIVNNRLRTSLSNQKQHWASTWANTYVSHKKLAIFYFEIRVLSVTSSQSGQTCNINIGFKDWSKVATTSVEGNTSDPPSRDPGELSALNRQQTSNILRGTFDGSRPTSQQSGAGKDVYAYNGSDGYINDGTLFKSYSKPFGRDDVIGCGVNYVDGTIFFTKNGIHLGTAFKDVSHLDLVPFVSLKPANSIRTNFGLYEEFLFDISGYQNHWKNKAYYHIFKSVAGTDKSGFEFRKDGDDDPSSNEDEDVHMPDSAGIVQNTENSSDDELSSNFDDDDSIQLKDGFLLSRDTRFSGDKLYKPEKERLNTISNADDSIPCTLNTMINDYLIHKGLIDVAKGFLKDLQKDCIPNNSEERTRMVIRHHERQIKREEENLKTRQDIRTLIKKGDFLHCIKYIDTKFPGLLTTHIDLAFEFKVAEYLLAILNLNQNSIDLVLQKGLEISNEFIYNDRIPQDLRDRFKAHFTEISALMAYDNPLVECTKDLAIYLTPSYLEDRLFQLVNSTILEFLKMKSESSLENMISYTRAMVNTLMEYGQQQNSLGTDPERRYYKLVNIDEDLLTL